The Sorex araneus isolate mSorAra2 chromosome 5, mSorAra2.pri, whole genome shotgun sequence genome has a segment encoding these proteins:
- the GSTM3 gene encoding glutathione S-transferase Mu 3: protein MSNQSTMVLGYWDIRGLAQAIRLLLEFTGTCYEEKQYTCGEAPDYDKSQWLDVKFKLDLDFPNLPYLMDGNNKLTQSNAIMRYIARKNNMCGDTEEQRIRIDIIENQIMDFRMQLIKLCYSPDHEKLKPQYLEQLPEQLKLFSLFLGKFSWFAGDKLTFVDFLTYDVFDQNRAFEPRCLDEFPNLKNFMCRFEALEKIAEFVQSDRCCKMPINNKMAQWGNKSIC from the exons ATGTCGAACCAGTCCACTATGGTCTTGGGTTACTGGGATATTCGCGGG CTGGCACAAGCCATCCGCCTGCTCCTGGAGTTCACGGGTACCTGCTACGAGGAGAAACAGTACACCTGCGGGGAAG CTCCTGACTATGATAAAAGCCAGTGGCTGGACGTGAAATTCAAACTAGACCTGGACTTCCCTAAC CTGCCCTATCTCATGGATGGGAACAACAAACTGACCCAGAGCAATGCCATCATGCGCTACATTGCTCGCAAAAATAACATGT GTGGCGACACAGAAGAACAAAGGATCCGAATAGACATTATAGAGAACCAAATAATGGATTTCCGTATGCAGCTCATAAAGCTTTGCTACAGCCCAGACCAT GAAAAACTGAAGCCTCAGTACTTGGAGCAGCTACCTGAACAACTGAAGCTGTTCTCCTTGTTCCTGGGGAAGTTTTCATGGTTTGCTGGGGATAAG CTCACCTTTGTGGATTTTCTCACCTATGATGTCTTTGACCAAAACCGTGCCTTTGAGCCGAGGTGCCTGGATGAATTTCCAAACCTGAAGAATTTCATGTGCCGTTTTGAG GCCCTGGAGAAAATAGCAGAATTCGTGCAGTCTGACCGCTGTTGCAAGATGCCCATCAACAACAAGATGGCCCAGTGGGGCAACAAGAGTATCTGTTGA
- the LOC101547102 gene encoding glutathione S-transferase Mu 2-like, which translates to MAMTLGYWNIRGLAHAIRLFLEYTGSNYVEKLYSMGDAPDYDRSQWLDEKFKLGLDFPNLPYLIDGACRITQSNAILRYLARKHNLCGETEEEQIRMDILENQTMDTFMQMARVCYSPDFEKLKPDYLKGLPDTLKQFSQFLGKRPWFAGDKLTYVDFLAYDLFDKLRMFEPPCLDAFPNLQDFVARFEGLKNIPAYMKSSRYIARPLFLKLAVWGNK; encoded by the exons ATGGCGATGACCTTGGGGTACTGGAACATCCGCGGG CTGGCTCATGCCATCCGCCTGTTCCTGGAATACACCGGCTCAAACTATGTGGAAAAGCTGTACTCCATGGGCGACG CACCTGACTATGACAGAAGCCAGTGGCTGGATGAAAAATTCAAGCTGGGCCTCGATTTCCCCAAT CTGCCCTACTTAATCGATGGGGCTTGCAGGATCACCCAGAGCAATGCCATCCTTCGCTACCTGGCTCGCAAGCACAACCTGT gtggagagacagaagaggagcaGATTCGCATGGACATCTTGGAGAACCAGACTATGGACACCTTTATGCAAATGGCCCGGGTGTGCTACAGCCCTGACTTT GAGAAACTGAAGCCGGACTACTTGAAGGGACTCCCTGATACACTGAAGCAGTTCTCGCAGTTTCTGGGGAAGAGGCCCTGGTTTGCAGGGGACAAG cTCACCTATGTGGACTTCCTGGCTTATGATCTCTTCGACAAGCTCCGCATGTTCGAGCCCCCGTGCCTGGATGCGTTCCCCAACCTGCAGGACTTCGTGGCCCGCTTTGAG GGTCTGAAGAACATTCCTGCCTACATGAAGTCCAGCCGCTACATTGCCCGCCCTTTGTTTCTGAAACTTGCCGTGTGGGGTAACAAATAA